The following nucleotide sequence is from Azoarcus sp. CIB.
GATGAATCAGTCTCGCCGCAACATGCTGAAAATGGGTGGCATGACCCTCGCATTGATTCCGATCGTTGCCTTGGCTGCGAAAAACGATGGCATTCGCACGTCGATGAAATACAAGGACACGCCCGAAGGCGACAAGAAATGCATCGACTGCAACCTGTTCGTTCCGGGTACGTCGGCGACCGCCCCGGGCGGCTGTAAGGTCTTCCCCAACGACACCGAGATCTCGCCGAACGGCTACTGCATCGCCTGGGCGAAGAAGGCGTAAGGAGTCACGCGCCACGATTCCGTCCGTGCCCGGCGTTCCACGCTCGGGGCGGGCGGGCCGGTATGCTAGACTCCGCCGCGGAATTTCACCCGGCGCCCCATGCAGATTCATCTTGTCGTCCCCGGCCTGATCTGGCCGGCGGTCTCCGCCCTCGGCCCCGCCTCGGGCCTCGAACTGACCTCGCTCGCGTGGCTGCTCGGCCAGGGAAGACGCCGCTTCGCAACCTTCGAACCGCTCGACAAGCAGCTCGCGCGACTCATGGGCTACCCCGACGATGCGGGAGCGCTTCCGCTCGCAGCCCTGCGCAGGCTCGGCGAACCCGCCCTGCCCGCCCCTGCCGCCGGCACGGACTGGCTGTGCGCGGACCCCGTCAGCCTCTCGTTCGCGCGCGAGCACCTGCTGCTCAGCGAATTTCCTGCCGACGAACTCCGGCCGGAGGACGTTGCGGCGCTCGTCGCGGCCCTCAACGACACCTTCGGCGACCTCGGAACCTTCGAGGCCGCCACGTCGAACCGCTGGTATCTGCGCCTGGCGGCCCCGGCCCGCGCGCGCTTCTTTCCCCTGCACGACGTGGTAGGTCGCCCGGTGCGCGATTTCCTTCCGGAAGGCGAGGACGCCCGCCTGTGGCAGCGCACGATGAACGAGTTGCAGGTCATGCTGCATAACCATCCAGTCAATCAGGCACGCGAGGCCGTCGGTCACAGGCCGGCGAACAGCCTCTGGCTGTGGGGGGCCGGCATGTCGCGCCCCGGGGCGCAGTCAGCCGCTCGCGCCATCCAGACCGCCGATCCGCTGATGCGCGGCTTCGCCCTCGCGGCCGGCAGCTCCGTCGCGACGCCCGATTGCGCCAAGGCCCTGGGCGGTGACGCGCTGGTCATGCTCGACGATCTGCTGTTGCCTGCGCTCCATCTCGACATCGACAGCTGGAGAGCCCGGCTCGCGAAGCTCGAACACACCTGGTTCGCGCCGCTCGCGGCGGCCCTGCGCGGCAAGCGCCTG
It contains:
- a CDS encoding high-potential iron-sulfur protein, whose product is MNQSRRNMLKMGGMTLALIPIVALAAKNDGIRTSMKYKDTPEGDKKCIDCNLFVPGTSATAPGGCKVFPNDTEISPNGYCIAWAKKA